Proteins encoded in a region of the Nicotiana tomentosiformis chromosome 9, ASM39032v3, whole genome shotgun sequence genome:
- the LOC104085283 gene encoding uncharacterized protein isoform X1, producing MSSSDKEEQDAEGVSSMLGFQSFWDSAYADELANFREHGHAGEVWFGANVMEIVASWTKALCTDNCQNHLSNQVGDGNPESVGLGEKDLADWSVLDIGTGNGLLLQEFVKQGFSDLTGTDYSEGAIDLARRLADHDGFTNIKFLVDDVLETKLDTRFRLVLDKGALDAIGLHPDGPIKRIMYWDSVSKIVSPGGLLDKFNAGTFLLNWVITSCNSTKDELVEEVETLNQRRNAARQEPGTVGDQEASLDPPPFRYLDHVRTYPTFTFGGSVGSRVATVAFMRN from the exons ATGAGCAGTTCTGACAAGGAGGAGCAAGATGCTGAAGGAGTTTCTTCAATGCTTGGTTTCCAGAGCTTTTGGGATTCTGCATATGCTGATGAATTGGCAAATTTTCGTGAGCATGGTCATGCTGGTGAAGTTTG GTTTGGTGCTAATGTTATGGAAATTGTTGCTTCCTGGACCAAAGCTCTGTGCACTGACAATTGTCAAAATCACTTGTCAAATCAAGTAGGTGATGGCAACCCTGAGTCTGTTGGGCTAGGGGAGAAGGACTTAGCTGATTGGAGTGTGCTTGATATTGGCACTGGCAATGGTCTGCTTCTTCAAGAGTTTGTTAAGCAGGG GTTCTCAGATCTAACTGGAACCGACTATAGTGAAGGAGCAATTGACCTTGCACGAAGGCTTGCTGATCACGATGGTTTCACCAATATCAAGTTCTTG GTTGATGACGTGCTTGAAACAAAATTGGATACAAGGTTTCGGCTTGTTTTGGATAAGGGGGCCTTGGATGCCATTGGATTGCATCCTGATGGTCCTATCAAAAG GATTATGTACTGGGATTCTGTCTCGAAGATTGTTTCTCCTGGTGGATTATTG GATAAGTTTAACGCTGGGACTTTTCTACTAAATTGG GTCATTACATCATGTAATAGCACGAAAGATGAATTGGTAGAAGAAGTGGAAACCCTTAATCAAAGAAGAAATGCTGCACGTCAAGAACCAGGAACAGTCGGAGACCAAGAGGCCTCTCTAGATCCCCCTCCATTCCGTTACCTTGATCATGTTCGGACATATCCCACGTTCACATTTGGAGGATCAGTAGGCTCACGTGTAGCCACTGTAGCATTCATGAGGAACTGA
- the LOC104085283 gene encoding uncharacterized protein isoform X2 translates to MEIVASWTKALCTDNCQNHLSNQVGDGNPESVGLGEKDLADWSVLDIGTGNGLLLQEFVKQGFSDLTGTDYSEGAIDLARRLADHDGFTNIKFLVDDVLETKLDTRFRLVLDKGALDAIGLHPDGPIKRIMYWDSVSKIVSPGGLLDKFNAGTFLLNWVITSCNSTKDELVEEVETLNQRRNAARQEPGTVGDQEASLDPPPFRYLDHVRTYPTFTFGGSVGSRVATVAFMRN, encoded by the exons ATGGAAATTGTTGCTTCCTGGACCAAAGCTCTGTGCACTGACAATTGTCAAAATCACTTGTCAAATCAAGTAGGTGATGGCAACCCTGAGTCTGTTGGGCTAGGGGAGAAGGACTTAGCTGATTGGAGTGTGCTTGATATTGGCACTGGCAATGGTCTGCTTCTTCAAGAGTTTGTTAAGCAGGG GTTCTCAGATCTAACTGGAACCGACTATAGTGAAGGAGCAATTGACCTTGCACGAAGGCTTGCTGATCACGATGGTTTCACCAATATCAAGTTCTTG GTTGATGACGTGCTTGAAACAAAATTGGATACAAGGTTTCGGCTTGTTTTGGATAAGGGGGCCTTGGATGCCATTGGATTGCATCCTGATGGTCCTATCAAAAG GATTATGTACTGGGATTCTGTCTCGAAGATTGTTTCTCCTGGTGGATTATTG GATAAGTTTAACGCTGGGACTTTTCTACTAAATTGG GTCATTACATCATGTAATAGCACGAAAGATGAATTGGTAGAAGAAGTGGAAACCCTTAATCAAAGAAGAAATGCTGCACGTCAAGAACCAGGAACAGTCGGAGACCAAGAGGCCTCTCTAGATCCCCCTCCATTCCGTTACCTTGATCATGTTCGGACATATCCCACGTTCACATTTGGAGGATCAGTAGGCTCACGTGTAGCCACTGTAGCATTCATGAGGAACTGA